One Desulfovibrio fairfieldensis genomic window carries:
- a CDS encoding aspartate/glutamate racemase family protein yields the protein MSVSPSSIGVLGGLGPYAGLDLVHKIFDCCAATKDQDHLPVILYSFPAEIPPRVEFLLDDSPDNPGHAMGGIMVRLAGAGATVIGMPCNTAHSASILDAALERLKDSGFTGCFVNMITATAEYIARNFPQVRRVGVLCTQGAHASRVFDQYLGQAGLDVLYPDAAGREKLQRAISDPAYGLKAFSSHVTEKAWNDVTAQARRMAERQVDLILLGCTELPLALAGKKFEGIPLVDPTRVLARCLVQAYAPHALRPEPGE from the coding sequence ATGTCCGTTTCTCCATCTTCTATCGGCGTTCTCGGCGGACTCGGGCCCTATGCCGGGCTGGACCTTGTCCACAAAATTTTTGACTGTTGCGCTGCAACAAAGGATCAGGATCACCTGCCGGTCATCTTGTATTCCTTCCCTGCGGAAATCCCGCCGCGTGTGGAGTTTCTACTGGACGACAGCCCCGACAATCCCGGCCACGCCATGGGCGGGATCATGGTCCGGCTCGCCGGGGCCGGAGCCACAGTTATCGGTATGCCCTGCAATACGGCGCATAGCGCATCCATACTTGACGCGGCTCTGGAGCGCCTCAAAGATTCCGGCTTCACGGGATGCTTTGTCAACATGATCACGGCTACGGCAGAGTATATCGCCCGAAACTTTCCACAAGTTCGACGCGTCGGAGTGCTGTGCACACAAGGGGCGCATGCATCCCGTGTTTTTGATCAATATCTCGGCCAAGCCGGTCTGGATGTACTCTATCCCGACGCAGCCGGACGGGAGAAGCTCCAGCGCGCCATCAGCGATCCGGCCTATGGCCTGAAGGCTTTTTCCAGCCACGTCACGGAAAAAGCATGGAATGACGTCACGGCGCAGGCGCGCCGTATGGCGGAGCGTCAGGTTGATCTGATTTTGCTGGGCTGCACCGAGCTGCCTCTGGCACTTGCAGGAAAAAAATTTGAGGGCATCCCTCTTGTAGATCCCACACGCGTTCTGGCCCGTTGTCTTGTCCAGGCCTATGCT
- a CDS encoding D-cysteine desulfhydrase encodes MNLAKFPRRGYVTTPTPIEPLPNFSKALDGKVNIYIKRDDMLPGTAGGNKTRKLDFCMADALAQGANAIITCGAVQSNHCRLTLAWAVKEGLDCHLVLEERVKGSYKPEASGNNFLFQLLGVKSITVVPGGSDMICEMGKVAETLKAQGKKPYVIPGGASNKIGALGYVNCAEEILRQLFEMKLSIDHMIVPSGSAGTHAGIIAGMYANNACIPVTGIGVNRPKDVQEAAVHKLAQETLKYIGAPVSLPADKVVAFDDYVGPGYSLPTGSMVEAVKLLAGTEAILLDPVYSGKAMAGLIDLVRKGHFPEGTNLLFLHTGGSPALFAYLDTFRK; translated from the coding sequence ATGAATCTCGCCAAGTTTCCCCGCCGTGGCTATGTGACCACCCCCACTCCCATTGAGCCCCTGCCCAATTTTTCCAAGGCGCTGGACGGCAAAGTCAACATTTACATCAAACGCGACGACATGCTTCCCGGCACAGCCGGCGGCAACAAAACCCGCAAGCTCGATTTCTGCATGGCCGACGCTCTAGCCCAAGGCGCGAACGCCATCATCACTTGCGGCGCCGTGCAGTCCAACCACTGCCGTCTGACCTTGGCTTGGGCAGTGAAGGAAGGACTCGACTGTCACTTGGTGCTTGAAGAACGCGTCAAGGGTAGTTACAAGCCCGAAGCCTCGGGCAACAACTTCCTTTTCCAGCTTCTGGGCGTTAAGAGTATCACTGTTGTGCCCGGCGGCAGCGACATGATCTGCGAAATGGGCAAGGTGGCCGAAACCCTGAAGGCCCAAGGCAAAAAGCCCTACGTCATTCCCGGAGGCGCATCCAACAAGATCGGCGCGCTGGGCTATGTGAACTGCGCGGAGGAAATCCTGCGCCAGCTCTTCGAGATGAAGCTCTCCATCGACCACATGATCGTTCCCAGCGGCAGCGCGGGCACGCATGCAGGCATTATCGCCGGTATGTATGCCAACAACGCCTGCATTCCGGTGACAGGCATCGGCGTAAACCGTCCCAAAGACGTACAGGAAGCCGCCGTGCATAAGCTGGCCCAGGAAACTCTGAAGTATATCGGCGCGCCGGTCAGCCTGCCCGCCGACAAGGTTGTGGCCTTTGACGACTATGTGGGTCCCGGCTACTCCCTGCCCACCGGGAGCATGGTCGAGGCCGTCAAGCTGCTGGCCGGCACTGAAGCCATCCTGCTTGATCCCGTATACTCGGGCAAGGCTATGGCGGGCCTCATAGATCTCGTCCGAAAAGGACATTTCCCGGAAGGCACCAATCTGCTCTTCCTGCACACCGGCGGTTCCCCCGCTCTGTTCGCCTATCTGGATACTTTTCGTAAATGA